Part of the Methylophaga nitratireducenticrescens genome is shown below.
AATAGCGCGGCACGATGATAAGGCTTATTTAAAATAGGGATGCTTCCATTTTGTTTTTCTTCTTCGTTTAATACTTTTTCAGTGTATCCGGATGTGTATAAAACAGGCAGGTTTTTTCGCAGCTGTCGGGCTTGTTGTGCCAATTCGTAGCCACTCAGTCCTCCGGGCATGAGTACATCTGTGAACAGTAAATCAATTTGCTGTGCAGACGCAAGCCAGTTTAAAGCTTGATGACCATCTGCCGCTGACAGCACCTGATAACCGGCATCCCGTAGCTGGGAAAGTGCATAATGTCTGACAAGATCATTATCTTCGACCACGAGGATTGTTTGCTGATAATGCGGTGTCGTTATCGGAGAATCAATCTCCTGTAGTACTGAGACAGGAGTCACTAAGTCATTATGAGGGAGTAACAGCTGGAATCGTGTCCCCCGGCCAAGCTCAGACTCCACCTGAATATGTCCGCCAGATTGTTTGATAAAGCCAAACACCATACTTAACCCAAGACCACTGCCTTTTCCGGCTGGCTTGGTCGTGAAAAAGGGTTCAAATACTTTATCCTGTAACGCTGGAGGTATGCCATCACCGTTATCTATAACATCAATTTTTATGTACTCACCTGCCTCAAGTTCGTTTAGTGGAATTTTTTGATGATTTGGCAAGATAAATCGTTCGGTAACTATCTTAAGCTTGCCCCCTTCAGGCATTGCATCACGAGCATTGAGCGTCAGGTTTAACAGGCTACTTTCCAGTTGAACCGGATCGATCATAACCGGCCAGATATCACTACTAAGATTTAGCTCCAGTTGATATTTTTGACCCAATGAACTTCGTAATAAGGGCTCAATATTACGTATCAACATATTGATATTAACCGCTTCTGGCGATAATGGCTGGCGTCTGGCAAAGGCCAGCAGATTACGGGTTAACCCTGCTCCACGTTCTGCTGCACTACTGATTAGTTTTGCTAAAGGTTGCAAGGTTGGGTTATCAGTAAGGGCTTCAATTAATAGTTCTGTATTTCCTGTGATGACGGTTAACAGGTTGTTGAAATCATGGGCAATGCCGCCGGTTAATTGCCCTATGGCCTCCATGCGTTGAGCCAGTTGTAATTGTTGTTGTAAATGGCGTTCTTCGGTTATGTCACGTTCTACTGAAACCCAGTGAGTATACCAACCAGCCGTTAATCCAATGGGCACGCTATTCAGTTCCAGCACTATCTCACGGCCATTTTTATGATACTGCGTCAGTTGAGCTCGGATGGGTTGCCAGGCGTTGTAGGCGGCTTTAATTTTACGGAGTTCATTTTTTTCAGTATTTGGCCCATGCAGGATTTGTAACGTTTTTCCGATGACTTCCTGACGGTTATAACCCGTTACGCGTTCAAAAGCACTATTAACAAAAACGATATTGGGTTTTTCGTGAGAATTACGCGAAGCTTCTGTAATAATGACTACGTCATTAAGTTGTGAAACGGCGCTTCGCAATAATTTAAGCTCTTCACCTTCTCGGCGTTGACGAGTCACATCCCGTAAATAGACAGTTAACCCATTATTTGAAGGGTAAACTCTGACATCCAGCCAGAGTTGTTTTGCATCATAAAAATATTCAAATGAAATCACTTGCTGTTGCGATAGTGCTAATGACAGTTTTTTATGCAAGAAACCGCTGGGATCAATATCGGTGTCTTCGATACTTTTATGATTCAGTAGTCGTGATTGCGGAATATTAAATAAAGCGACGGCATGATTATTCACATAATTAAAATATAATTCCGGGTTTAAGGTGAAAAAGGCGTCAGTGATGCTTTCCAGCGTATTCTGCAGTTGCTGTGATAAGGCTTCACTTTGTTGTTGCAGCATTTTAGTTTGGTGAATATTAATGCTGGTGCCATACCATTTTATGATTTGACCCTGTTCATCGTGGATGGCACTGGCTTGAGCCAAAAACCACAGATATTCACCATCAAAACGTCGTAGACGGTACTCATCGGAATAGGCGTCTCCAGTTCTCATTGAATGCCACCAGCGTTCACTTGCAGCCAACTGATCATCAGGGTGCAGAAGCTCAAGCCAGTTTTGAAGAATATAAGCTTCTGATTCACCGAAAAACTCGAGGGTGTAACGCGATACAGAGTCCAACAACCCTTCTTTGGTGACGGTCCACATCAATTGCAGGGTCGTTTCAGCCATATAACTAGAACGACGCTGTTCTTCTAATAAACTGCTCTCAATCAGTTTACTGTCATGGACATCCTGAATGATGCCCTGAATATGCTCTGTCACATGCCGATCATGATAAGCCATTATTCGGAGTCGTCGCGGCCCCTTCTGGCTGGCAAAAAGGAACTCACCATCAAGGGGCTGTTGGTTTTGTAATGTGGCTTTTAATGCCTGAGTCAAGGCATCCTGCTGTTTCTCCGAGAACCAGGAAACAAATTGTTTTTGCGTAAACGGGTTGAGATTTTTTTGTTCCAGAAGTTGTGCGGCTTCGGGACTTAACTGCAAAAAACCTGTCTTATCCCATTGCCAATAACCCAGTTTTGCGATTTCAGCAGCAAGTTTGAGCTGCTGCTGGTTTTTAGTCTGTTGCTGTTGAGAGCTTATGGTAAAACGGCTAAGAAAAAAGATCGTTATTAACGCCAGCGTTGCCAATATTCGATTAGCGACAAACTGAGACTGTAAAATGGCTTCCATACCTGCGGGCATTATCAATACACCAGACCAGACAAAGAGAAGACAGAACGTAAAAGTAATTGTCAGACGACGAAGACGGTTACCGATACCGGATAGCACGAGAATGGGAGTATATAACACTCCGTGGGCAAAGCCCGGGACAGTGTATCTATCGGCTAACAACACCAGAACCAGCAATAAAAAAACCAGCCAATCCAACAAAGGACTGTTCTGTAAACGGCTTATGATCATATATAGATGACTCCGGCCATCCAGCTGTGGGTGACAAAAAAGCAATTAACGGATGAATATACGTTAATAACGCGCTTCGTCACATGCTTTTAGCTTTGATATCCTAAAAAAAGGTGATTGCTACCGGTCAGCAATGATCAACAGGCGGTGTTATGAATAAATCTGTTCTTCGGTAACAATCTTATCCATGGGGATATCATGCGGTTGAGGATCTATGCTTTCAAGTAACATCCATTGAAATCCAACACCAATATATAATGGTTTTTCAGAAACGGCCAAAGTGCGATCATAAAACCCTCCGCCATTTCCCAAACGATGTAAATCCTTGTCAAAACCGACTAATGGAATAATCAGTACATCAGGTTCAACGATGGGGGTATTTTGTGGAACCGGAATATCCCATGTTTCAGCCTGCATAATGGTTTCTGGCCGCCATTGACGAAATTGCAAAGCTTGTTTGGGGGCAATAATCTTTGGTAAAGCGGCTTGCCAGCCTTGTTTGATGAGTCCACAAATAAAATCACGGCAATCAATTTCACCACGAATGGGCCAGTAGAAGCCAATAGTACCTTTGGGTAGCGGATCAATAATTAACTGTAATTGATTAAACAACGCTACCTGATGGATCAAGCGGAGATCATTAGCAAAAGCTAACCGTTGTTGAGTTAGCCGATAACGTTGTTCGTTGCGCCATTGTTTCCAAGTGGTCATGCGGGTTCCGATATTTTCAGTATTTCCTGCAGCCGATCCTGATTTAATACCATATCGGCCAACGTGTAATCATCCAGTACCTTTAGAAAGGCATCCTGGGCTTTATGCAGAGCATTTTTCAAAAAACAAGCTGGCTGGATCGGGCAGGAGGCTTCACTCCCGAAACAGGGGAGTAATCGCAGGTTTTCCGTTTTCCTCACCAGTTTTCCTATGCCGATTTCATCGATTGGTAAAGCCAGTTTCAAGCCACCTCCACGGCCTCGATAGCTGACAATATAGCCATGCTGAACCAATGTTTGTGCGACTTTTGCAAGATGATTGGATGACATGTCAAATCGTGCTGCCGCATCCGGAATAGTCGGTGCTTGCTTTCCATGATGTATCGCCAGATATACCAGTAATCTAAGGGCATAATCGGTATGCGTAGTCAGCTGCATTTCATTGACTCCAAAAAGACGGAACCATACTATGTGTTTTTAAACGGGTATGTAAAATGCCTGTTCAGCTAATTAGGAGTTCGGCAATGAAGCCTGAAACTTTCGATATTATTCGTCAAACAGTGCCCGTCCTGGAGCAGCATGGCGAATTATTAGCTGACTGTTTTTACAAAAATATGTTCCACAATAATCCAGAAGTTAAAGCGTTTTTCAATCCGGCTCATCAACATTCCGGTGCTCAGCAAAGGGCTTTGGCTGCAACCATCTGTGCGTATGCCCGCCATATTGAGAACTTTGACCAATTACAACAATTAATAGGGCTTATCTCTCAAAAACATGTTTCTTTTGGGATAAAACCAGAACATTACCCTATTGTTGAAAATCATTTTCTGTTGGCGCTTCGCGAAGTAATGGGCGAATCGGCAACAGAGGAAGTCATCGAAGCCTGGACAGAAGCTTATGGTGTGTTGGCAGGTATTTTTATCGACAAAGAAGATGATTTATATCATCAACAACAGGATAAATATGGCTGGACTGGATTTAAGACGTTCCTCCTGTTTCGACGGTATTCAGAAAGTAGCGATATAACGTCCTTCTATTTACGACCAACGGATAACAAGCCGTTACAAGCATATTTACCAGGTCAGTATATTACTCTGAAAGCCCAACTGACCGACGGTAGGCAGATAATGCGTAATTATAGTTTGTCAATGTCTCCACGAGATGATTATTTTCGCATCAGTGTAAAAAGACATGTAGGTATGCCAGGCCAACAAGCCGGGGTAATGTCAAACTTATTGCATGATCGTTTACACGATGGTGACCTGCTTTTGGTGTCTCCGCCGGTTGGAAGCTTTGTCTTAAAACGGCATGACACTGTTAATCATCCAGTCGTCCTTATTGCTGGTGGAGTGGGAATAACACCACTCATGGCCATGTTGCAAAGTGGTTTGGTTCAAGATAGCAAACGGTCTTTTACCTTGATTCAGTTAGCCAGAAATGATGAGGTTTTGCCGTTTTATGAGGAATTATCCGGACTGGCTGAAACCTACCCAAATTTGCATTGGTACATTCGATTAAGCCAGCCTTTAACCGATGACCATAACAAGCAGATTCATCATAGTGAAGGTTATATCGATCATGCATTATTTAAACAGTTATCACTGGACTTACAAGCAGACTATTATCTGTGTGGCCCGCCGGCAATGATGCAAAACACGGTGAGGCTACTTCAAGAGTACGGCGTAAATGGCTCCTCTATTTTCATTGAATATTTTGGACCTTATCAACAACAGCCTCAGGCAAGGCGCTTTACATGAAACAGCGATTATTTTGATTTAATCATCCATAACGGCGTAAAAAAGTATCGATTTATAAGATATTAATGTTAGCGTTAATTTATCAATATAAATAAAATAATAAAAAGTGGAAATAATTTTATTCAGGTTGATTTAAGTTTTATTTTGTAAAGTATGCTTACCCTAAATGAAAAAGGAGTACAGCATGCAACAACCTAATAAAATCACTTTAGCCGCTTTATTTGCTTCGGCACTGACTGTTTCCACCTCTGTTGTTATGGCAGACGATGATATGCATTCAATGCAGGAGAAAGTGGATACGTTTGGACTGATCAGCGTGGAAGACGCTAAAAATATTGCTTTGAAAGCCAAGTCAGGAGTCGTTGATGATATTGAGTTAGATGGAATCGACAATGGTGGCGGCTGGGAATATGAAGTCGAAGTAGTACAAGAAGATGGTACGGAATGGGATATCGATATCCATGCCAAAACGGGTGAAATCCGAAAAGTAGAACGGGATTGATCACTCAATAATCTTGATGTAAAAAGCAGCGGCCCGTTTTGAACGGGCCGTATTTTTATCTGTATTGTAAATATAAAATTTAAACTTCAGGTTGCATTAATTTTACTTTTATAGCGCTGGTCATCATTAATAAAAATAGTTAGAGATAAAAAGTAAGGTATTTTCTTTATTTGAAACGGTAATAAGCTTCCCGTTGTTGCAGATACTTTAATTCGGGATGCAAATCAGCAGTTAATAACATCGGGTTTATACTGATAGCGATTAAAAGCAGCTCTCAATTGTTCGTCAATAACCCTGTGGGGTTAGATGTTAGACCGTCAAAAGTAAGCGAACTTCCACTTTCAGCCCACCCATGGAAGATTGACTGAATCGTATTTCACCGCCATAGCTCTCCACAATGTCAGACACAATAGCTAAACCCAGGCCACTACCAGGCACTGATTCATCCGCCCTGAATCCTCGTTGTGGCAGCTGTGACATTTTGCTCTCATCGCAACCCTGACCATCATCCTCAACCACAAAACAGCAATACTGGTTTTGATAAACATGAATATTGATCCGTTTTCGACACCATTTGCAGGCGTTTTCCAGCAGATTGCCCAGCATCTCCAGCAGATCTTCACGATCACCAAAAAACAGTAGACCAGCTTCAATTTCCCAATCGATGATGGGAGATTTGTCACGATAAAGCAATTGCAAAGTCCTGGATATTTCAGCAATTTCCTGCTCCAGATCGACTTTTTTTCCGGGCATCGATGCACCCAATAAACGGGCACGTTTTAATTCTCTTTCAATAATTTGTTCCATATGTTGGCTGACTTGATGCAATGCGTTTTGTGTCTCAGGCATGCCTTTTAGCTCGGAACTTTCAGCGGTTTGATTTAAAAGGGTTAACCGGGTTTTAAGTGCATGAGCCAAATTACCTAATGCGGCGCGTGAACGGTGAGTTTTACGGGTCATGGTTTTTAAAAGACGGTTTAATTCTTCTACCATCGGCTGAATTTCTTCTGGTCCCTGAGCTTCAATGGCTTCCGTTTCTCCACGGCGCAACCGTGAAAGTTGTTGTTGAATGTGCTGTAAGGGCTGAAGTGCCTTGCCAACAATTAGCCATTGGATGAGCAATAGTACAAACAGCCCAATAGCGGATACCAGGGAGTACAGCATCTGAAACTGAAAAATATCTTCCTCCAGTTCACTGATATTCTGACCCACCATAATGGTCAGACTGTGACCTTGTTTGAAATAGCCACGTTGCAGACTGAACAGGCGCTCTTCATTCGGGCCATTCAGTAGTGATTGTATTTTTTGACCGCTGGAAAGTTGTTCAATTTTTAATGATTCATCCCATAAGGATCGAGACTGTTTACAGGACGCGACAGAACATACGACATAGTAATGGCCAGAAAAAGGTCGTTGATACAAGCTGCTCAGGCGAAGCGAGCTAAGGTAGAACGAGCCATCTGGGTTGACTTCAACGCTGGCCAGCAGTCCTTCACTTTCATTTTCCAGACGCTCCAGCAATTGTGTTTCAGTAACACGTTCAATAACCAGTGTTATCAGAGCCCATTGTAATAAGATCAACAGACTCAAGGTAAATGTCAGACCAATCGACAGTCGGCGTTTTAAGGAGTTCATGCAGGACCGAAGATATAGCCTTGTCCACGGCGGGTCTGAATCAAATCTGTACCGACCTTCTGTCGCAATCGATTGACATACACCTCAATCACGTTGCTATCTCGATCACTATCGTATTCATAAACATGCTCTGTCAGACGACTTTTCGATATAACCTGGCCTGGATGCAACATAAAGTAGCGTAACAGTCGGAACTCCGTTCCCGTTAAGTTAAAAAAACGGCCATCTTTTAACTTAACTGACTGAGCATCTTCATCAAGCAGTAATCCGGCAGCCTGTAATGGCCCGCCACTGGTGCCGGAACTACGTTTCAGTACGGCACTGATCCGAGCCAATAACTCTTCTGTCTGAAACGGTTTGGCCACATAGTCGTCTGCGCCCGTTTTAAATCCCTGTACTTTTTCTTCCCAGCTGCCTCTGGCCGTCAAAATGACCACAGGTACATGATTGTTACGACTTCTCCAGTTTTGCAGTACTTCCATGCCAGAGCGTTTAGGTAACCCCAGATCCAATACAATCAGATCATAGGGTTCAATATCGCCCAAGGCTTCAGCATCAATACCATCGACAGACAAATCAACGGCATAACCTGCTTGTGATAATGCATTCTGTAACGTTGGGCCCATCTGCACATCATCTTCAACCAGCAATATTCGCATTTTTAATCGTCCAGCTCGAGTTCGAGTAAATCACCATTGGTTGCGTCAAACTCGAGCTCCCACACGCGACCTTGATCATCCAGAACCTCAATTTCATAAACCAGCATGCCGTTATCCCGCTCAAGCTCAGTGTCAATAGCTTCTCCCTGACGGAACGCCTTGGATTTTTCAAGAATAGTTTCTAATGGCAGGATCTTGCCAGATTCACGCAACGTTCTCGCTTCAGAATGGTTTACATCTTCAGCTCTTACAGGGCTTGTGATAATCACAGAAATTAATAAAAAACGGATTAATCGAATTGCAGAAGAAAATAGCTGTTTCATCATTATTCCTGAATATATTTGTTTTATTCAAGCTTGTTAAGAGACATTTTAGCCAATCACGCTTAATTTAAGCTTAATGGTTGCGGTGAATCCATCTGTTCTTTTCATTACTGCCGGAAGCACCTTTTACCAAGCAAAGGTTCTCCATAAGCCCTTTTCAGTATCAAGGATGCGCTGTGCGAACCCGTTGGCATACTTCTTTTGCTGATTTGAACTAATTTCTCACCGCCATAAAAGGCCACTATGTTATTGGTTATATGAGCGTTCTTTATAACGAACCTGTAAGTGAGCAGAGAACACTGGTGGTTTTCTTCTCTTTAAACCCTTTTTAATCAACTTTCTGAGCTGAAGAATCCATCATAACGCTATACAAATCATTATATTTTTGAGCTATGGTAGGGCTGTAACCCTGAAAGAATAGAGGAGAAAGCCGTCTATGACTGATTCTACTTCAAAAGTGCCTCACGTAAAGCCCAGAGAAGCACGGCAAAGTCAAACGGTTGCCCCCCCGCTATTTTAAAGGAGGCGGCGGATCTCGCTGGTGTCAGTTTTAATGGCGATCAGCCCTGGGATATACAGGTGTTTGATTCAAGAGTCTATCGGCGGGTGTTAACTCAGGGTTCTCTCGGCTTTGGTGAGAGTTACATGGATAATATGTGGGAAAGCCATCAACTGGATGAGCTGTTTCATAGACTGTTGAAGGTTGATATTGAAAAGCATCTTGGAAGTGTAGCCAAAATCCGTTTGTATTTTGAAATGTTTCGCCAGAACCTGTTCAATCGTCAAACCAGTAAACGAGCGTACGAAGTTGGGAAAAAGCACTACGATACTGGCAATGATATTTTCCAGGGCATGCTGGATTCGACAATGAGCTATTCCTGTGGTTACTGGGCAAAGGCGGATAATCTGGCTCAGGCGCAAAAGCATAAGCTGGATTTAATCTGCAGAAAACTCATGCTTCAACCCGGTGAGCAGGTGCTTGAAATTGGCTGTGGCTGGGGCAGTTTTGCTCAATATGCTGCAGAGAATTATGGCGTAGAAGTCCATGGCATTACTATTTCAAAAGAGCAGCAAACCATGGCCCAGCAGCGTTGTGTTGGTTTACCTGTGACGATTGAATTGATGGATTATCGCGATCTGGAAGGTCAATTCGACAAAATTGTTTCCATCGGTATGTTCGAGCATGTTGGGCCCAAAAATTATTCCATCTATTTTGACAGCGCAATGAAATTGCTCAAGCCGGAAGGACTGTTTCTGCTGCATACCATCGGCATTCACGCCACTTCGTTGAAAGTCGATCCATGGATTGATAAATACATCTTTCGTAATGGCAAATTGCCTTCGGCAGAAGAACTGGCATCAGTCCTTAACAGCCGTTTTGTCATCGAGGACTGGCATAATTTCGGCACGGATTATGACAAAACACTGATGGCGTGGTGGGAAAATTTCGATAAAGCCTGGCCCGATTTATCCACCCACTATGATGAAAGGTTTTACCGTATGTGGAAATATTATTTGCATAGCTGTGCCGGTTTCTTTCGCTCCAAACAAGGCCAGTTATGGCAACTCGTATTAAGTAAACGAGGCCGTGAAGGCGAGTACCGCTCTCTAAGATAAGTTATATCAAAATTTTTGTGTATCGATATAAACGATTAATGTTATTAGTATTAATTGTTTTACCGATTCGTCTGTTTCATCTATAGTTATTCAAAACTCACAAACATGAGTTTTATTTAATGCCCTCAAGGAGGCGAACATGGCAGGCAAACAAAAACTCACCACAATTGGTGGTGCACCGGTTGTAGATAACCAGAACAGCATGACAACTGGTCCCCGTGGCCCGTTATTGATGCAGGATGTGTGGTTTCTGGAGAAAATGGCTCACTTTGATCGTGAGGTTATACCTGAGCGACGAATGCACGCTAAGGGTTCTGGTGCTTTTGGCACGTTTACGGTGACCAACGATATCACTCAATACACCCGTGCCAAAATCTTTGCTGAAGTTGGCAAACAGACGGAATTATTTGCCCGATTCTCCACTGTTGCCGGTGAAAGAGGGGCGGCAGACGCAGAGCGGGATATTCGTGGATTTGCCGTTAAGTTCTATACCGAAGAAGGTAACTGGGACATGGTTGGTAATAACACTCCGGTGTTTTTCCTGCGTGATCCGTTGAAGTTTCCGGATTTGAATCATGCCGTAAAACGGGATCCTAAGACCAATATGCGTAGCGCACAGAATAATTGGGATTTCTGGACCTTATTACCTGAAGCACTTCATCAGGTAACGATTGTAATGAGTGATCGCGGTTTGCCAAAAAGTTACCGTCACATGCACGGCTTTGGCAGTCATACCTATAGTTTTATCAATGCGAATAACGAGCGCTTTTGGGTGAAATTTCACTTCAAATGCATGCAGGGTATTGAAAACCTGACCGATGAGGAGGCGGCCAGAGCCGTCGGTGAAGATCGTGAAAGTCATCAAAAGGATTTATTTGAAGCAATTGATCGCGCTGATTATCCCCGCTGGGAATTAAAAGTGCAGGTTATGCCTGAAAAAGATGCAGATACCTATCATGTTCATCCATTTGATCTGACGAAAGTCTGGCCACATAAAGATTATCCGTTGATCGATGTTGGTGTAATGGAGCTGAATCGTAACCCTGAAAACTATCATGCAGAGGTAGAGCAATCAGCGTTTACACCGGCTAACGTTGTGCCAGGGATTAGCTTTTCTCCAGATAAAATGTTGCATGGACGGTTGTTTTCTTATGGTGATGCCCATAGATATAGGTTAGGGGTGAATCATCATCAGATACCGGTGAATACACCTAGATGTCCTTATCACAGTTATCATCGGGATGGGGCAATGCGAGTTGATGGTAATTACGGAAGTACCAAAGGCTATGAACCTAATAGCTATGGAGAATGGCAGGAACAACCTAATTTCAGTGAACCGCCGTTAGCCATCAATGGTGCTGCAGATCATTGGAACTTTAGGGAAGATGATGATGACTACTATTCACAACCCGGTAACTTGTTCCGTTTGATGACGCCAGAGAAACAGCAAGTGCTGTTTGAAAATACTGCTCGGGCAATTGATGGTGCTGATGACGAAGTTAAGAAACGTCATATTCGCAATTGTCTGAAAGCAGATCATGCCTACGGCAAAGGTGTGGCGGATGCGATTGGTATTTCGCTGAACGATGTGAACTAAACAAATATGGATCATGGTCGCCGTGATGTCACGGCAGACTTCGAATTTTATCAGGAGGTAAATGTATGAGTTCGATTGATATTGGTATTAATAAGAAAGACAGAGAAAAGGTCGCCGAAGGTTTGAAAAAGCTATTGGCAGACACTTATACCTTGT
Proteins encoded:
- a CDS encoding catalase, with translation MAGKQKLTTIGGAPVVDNQNSMTTGPRGPLLMQDVWFLEKMAHFDREVIPERRMHAKGSGAFGTFTVTNDITQYTRAKIFAEVGKQTELFARFSTVAGERGAADAERDIRGFAVKFYTEEGNWDMVGNNTPVFFLRDPLKFPDLNHAVKRDPKTNMRSAQNNWDFWTLLPEALHQVTIVMSDRGLPKSYRHMHGFGSHTYSFINANNERFWVKFHFKCMQGIENLTDEEAARAVGEDRESHQKDLFEAIDRADYPRWELKVQVMPEKDADTYHVHPFDLTKVWPHKDYPLIDVGVMELNRNPENYHAEVEQSAFTPANVVPGISFSPDKMLHGRLFSYGDAHRYRLGVNHHQIPVNTPRCPYHSYHRDGAMRVDGNYGSTKGYEPNSYGEWQEQPNFSEPPLAINGAADHWNFREDDDDYYSQPGNLFRLMTPEKQQVLFENTARAIDGADDEVKKRHIRNCLKADHAYGKGVADAIGISLNDVN
- a CDS encoding PepSY domain-containing protein; its protein translation is MQQPNKITLAALFASALTVSTSVVMADDDMHSMQEKVDTFGLISVEDAKNIALKAKSGVVDDIELDGIDNGGGWEYEVEVVQEDGTEWDIDIHAKTGEIRKVERD
- a CDS encoding 5-formyltetrahydrofolate cyclo-ligase, with protein sequence MTTWKQWRNEQRYRLTQQRLAFANDLRLIHQVALFNQLQLIIDPLPKGTIGFYWPIRGEIDCRDFICGLIKQGWQAALPKIIAPKQALQFRQWRPETIMQAETWDIPVPQNTPIVEPDVLIIPLVGFDKDLHRLGNGGGFYDRTLAVSEKPLYIGVGFQWMLLESIDPQPHDIPMDKIVTEEQIYS
- a CDS encoding RrF2 family transcriptional regulator, yielding MQLTTHTDYALRLLVYLAIHHGKQAPTIPDAAARFDMSSNHLAKVAQTLVQHGYIVSYRGRGGGLKLALPIDEIGIGKLVRKTENLRLLPCFGSEASCPIQPACFLKNALHKAQDAFLKVLDDYTLADMVLNQDRLQEILKISEPA
- a CDS encoding PepSY domain-containing protein; the encoded protein is MMKQLFSSAIRLIRFLLISVIITSPVRAEDVNHSEARTLRESGKILPLETILEKSKAFRQGEAIDTELERDNGMLVYEIEVLDDQGRVWELEFDATNGDLLELELDD
- a CDS encoding hybrid sensor histidine kinase/response regulator, translated to MIISRLQNSPLLDWLVFLLLVLVLLADRYTVPGFAHGVLYTPILVLSGIGNRLRRLTITFTFCLLFVWSGVLIMPAGMEAILQSQFVANRILATLALITIFFLSRFTISSQQQQTKNQQQLKLAAEIAKLGYWQWDKTGFLQLSPEAAQLLEQKNLNPFTQKQFVSWFSEKQQDALTQALKATLQNQQPLDGEFLFASQKGPRRLRIMAYHDRHVTEHIQGIIQDVHDSKLIESSLLEEQRRSSYMAETTLQLMWTVTKEGLLDSVSRYTLEFFGESEAYILQNWLELLHPDDQLAASERWWHSMRTGDAYSDEYRLRRFDGEYLWFLAQASAIHDEQGQIIKWYGTSINIHQTKMLQQQSEALSQQLQNTLESITDAFFTLNPELYFNYVNNHAVALFNIPQSRLLNHKSIEDTDIDPSGFLHKKLSLALSQQQVISFEYFYDAKQLWLDVRVYPSNNGLTVYLRDVTRQRREGEELKLLRSAVSQLNDVVIITEASRNSHEKPNIVFVNSAFERVTGYNRQEVIGKTLQILHGPNTEKNELRKIKAAYNAWQPIRAQLTQYHKNGREIVLELNSVPIGLTAGWYTHWVSVERDITEERHLQQQLQLAQRMEAIGQLTGGIAHDFNNLLTVITGNTELLIEALTDNPTLQPLAKLISSAAERGAGLTRNLLAFARRQPLSPEAVNINMLIRNIEPLLRSSLGQKYQLELNLSSDIWPVMIDPVQLESSLLNLTLNARDAMPEGGKLKIVTERFILPNHQKIPLNELEAGEYIKIDVIDNGDGIPPALQDKVFEPFFTTKPAGKGSGLGLSMVFGFIKQSGGHIQVESELGRGTRFQLLLPHNDLVTPVSVLQEIDSPITTPHYQQTILVVEDNDLVRHYALSQLRDAGYQVLSAADGHQALNWLASAQQIDLLFTDVLMPGGLSGYELAQQARQLRKNLPVLYTSGYTEKVLNEEEKQNGSIPILNKPYHRAALLNKVAQMLAYKT
- a CDS encoding ATP-binding protein gives rise to the protein MNSLKRRLSIGLTFTLSLLILLQWALITLVIERVTETQLLERLENESEGLLASVEVNPDGSFYLSSLRLSSLYQRPFSGHYYVVCSVASCKQSRSLWDESLKIEQLSSGQKIQSLLNGPNEERLFSLQRGYFKQGHSLTIMVGQNISELEEDIFQFQMLYSLVSAIGLFVLLLIQWLIVGKALQPLQHIQQQLSRLRRGETEAIEAQGPEEIQPMVEELNRLLKTMTRKTHRSRAALGNLAHALKTRLTLLNQTAESSELKGMPETQNALHQVSQHMEQIIERELKRARLLGASMPGKKVDLEQEIAEISRTLQLLYRDKSPIIDWEIEAGLLFFGDREDLLEMLGNLLENACKWCRKRINIHVYQNQYCCFVVEDDGQGCDESKMSQLPQRGFRADESVPGSGLGLAIVSDIVESYGGEIRFSQSSMGGLKVEVRLLLTV
- a CDS encoding response regulator transcription factor, with the translated sequence MRILLVEDDVQMGPTLQNALSQAGYAVDLSVDGIDAEALGDIEPYDLIVLDLGLPKRSGMEVLQNWRSRNNHVPVVILTARGSWEEKVQGFKTGADDYVAKPFQTEELLARISAVLKRSSGTSGGPLQAAGLLLDEDAQSVKLKDGRFFNLTGTEFRLLRYFMLHPGQVISKSRLTEHVYEYDSDRDSNVIEVYVNRLRQKVGTDLIQTRRGQGYIFGPA
- the hmpA gene encoding NO-inducible flavohemoprotein, whose protein sequence is MKPETFDIIRQTVPVLEQHGELLADCFYKNMFHNNPEVKAFFNPAHQHSGAQQRALAATICAYARHIENFDQLQQLIGLISQKHVSFGIKPEHYPIVENHFLLALREVMGESATEEVIEAWTEAYGVLAGIFIDKEDDLYHQQQDKYGWTGFKTFLLFRRYSESSDITSFYLRPTDNKPLQAYLPGQYITLKAQLTDGRQIMRNYSLSMSPRDDYFRISVKRHVGMPGQQAGVMSNLLHDRLHDGDLLLVSPPVGSFVLKRHDTVNHPVVLIAGGVGITPLMAMLQSGLVQDSKRSFTLIQLARNDEVLPFYEELSGLAETYPNLHWYIRLSQPLTDDHNKQIHHSEGYIDHALFKQLSLDLQADYYLCGPPAMMQNTVRLLQEYGVNGSSIFIEYFGPYQQQPQARRFT
- the cfa gene encoding cyclopropane fatty acyl phospholipid synthase → MLKEAADLAGVSFNGDQPWDIQVFDSRVYRRVLTQGSLGFGESYMDNMWESHQLDELFHRLLKVDIEKHLGSVAKIRLYFEMFRQNLFNRQTSKRAYEVGKKHYDTGNDIFQGMLDSTMSYSCGYWAKADNLAQAQKHKLDLICRKLMLQPGEQVLEIGCGWGSFAQYAAENYGVEVHGITISKEQQTMAQQRCVGLPVTIELMDYRDLEGQFDKIVSIGMFEHVGPKNYSIYFDSAMKLLKPEGLFLLHTIGIHATSLKVDPWIDKYIFRNGKLPSAEELASVLNSRFVIEDWHNFGTDYDKTLMAWWENFDKAWPDLSTHYDERFYRMWKYYLHSCAGFFRSKQGQLWQLVLSKRGREGEYRSLR